The DNA window GGGGACGGAGAGCGGCGCCACGCGCGTCACCGCCCGCAGCGACTCGTACGACCGCCGTTTCCACCCTTCCCGGGACGCGCGTTCGAAGATCCGGTCGGGGACGGCGTTCATGGAGAGGATCGCGTGGTCGAACATCGCTCGCCGAAGGGCGCGGACCTCCCGTTCCAGCCCCTCCCCCTTCCCGGGACCCGCCGCCTCGACCACGCGGACGGCCTGCGCGCGAACGACGTCCGGATATCCGGGAAACAGGTCCGCCGCCGAAAACCGGGAGGGGACGAGAGAAAACAGAAGAAGGAGGAAGAGCGCGCTACGCGCCCACGACCTCCGGGATCGCTTGGGAACCCGTCGAGTCATAAGGTTTTTATGTTAACATTCCTCCGGGGAAAAAACTCTCGTGGACGAATTCCGTAAACTGGTAGGAATCATGGCCCGCCTTCGCGCGAAGGGAGGGTGCGAGTGGGACCGCGCCCAGACCCACGAAACGCTCCGCCAATACCTCGTGGAGGAGACGCACGAGGTGATCGACGCGATCCGCGGCGGGAACCCGGATTCGCTCTGCGAAGAGCTCGGAGACCTTCTCCTGCAGATCCTCTTCCACGCGCAGATCGCTTCCGAAAACGAGCAGTTCGACATCACGGACGTGATCGACTCCGTCACGGAAAAGATGGTTCGCCGGCACCCGCACGTCTTCGGGAACGCGACCGCCGACACGCCGGAGGCGGTGTCACGGCAGTGGGATCACATCAAGAAGACGGTCGAGAATCGTTCCCACGAATCGATCCTCGGCGGGATCCCGCAAGAGTTTCCCTCCCTTCTCCGTGCGGCGAAGATGTCGAAAAAGGCGGCGAGGGCGGGGTTCGACTGGGAGAGGACGGAGCAGGTGCTGGCAAAGGTCGAGGAGGAGCTGTCGGAACTGAAAGAAGCGATGTCGGAAGGAGATCCGGGTTCCACGGAGCACGAACTCGGCGACGTCCTCTTCTCGCTGGTGAATCTGGCCCGATTCCTCGGCCTGAGCGCCGAGGTGGCGATGGTTTCCGTCAACGAACGGTTCGAGCGCCGGTTCCGGGAAATGGAAAAAATCGCCTCGAAAACGGGATGTTCGATCGAGAACGCCGATATGCCCACCCTCGATCGGCTTTGGGAGATGGCGAAGAAGTCGACCCGCTGACCGCCCCGGCGTTTTCCACATGCTTTGTGGATTGTCTGTGGATTCCCCTGTGGAAAATACTCTTCTCCCGTGTCCGGAGTGCCCCTTCGTCAGATTGCCTTTTTATTGGGCATCCCTGATTCGTACCCGACGATCCGGCGCGGCCCCATCCGTAGGCTACGTCGCCTCGGAGGGCGGGGCTCCGTTCGTGGCTCGCCGTG is part of the Deltaproteobacteria bacterium CG2_30_66_27 genome and encodes:
- a CDS encoding nucleoside triphosphate pyrophosphohydrolase codes for the protein MARLRAKGGCEWDRAQTHETLRQYLVEETHEVIDAIRGGNPDSLCEELGDLLLQILFHAQIASENEQFDITDVIDSVTEKMVRRHPHVFGNATADTPEAVSRQWDHIKKTVENRSHESILGGIPQEFPSLLRAAKMSKKAARAGFDWERTEQVLAKVEEELSELKEAMSEGDPGSTEHELGDVLFSLVNLARFLGLSAEVAMVSVNERFERRFREMEKIASKTGCSIENADMPTLDRLWEMAKKSTR